CTACAGAAACATCTTCTAAAATGCAAGTGCCCCAAAAAAGGGGCATAGCATTCTATAATTCCAATAACACTTCCATGCCATAAACATTTTGCTTATGACAAAATCGAATTATCGGTATAACCGCAAAACTTATTCGGTTACAGTCTTTACATGGTCAATAGCATGCTGGACCGTGATGATCTTTTCTGCAATCTCATCAGCGATTTCAATATCAAAGGCTTCTTCCATCGCCATGATCAACTCAACAAGATCAAGTGAGTCAGCGCCGAGATCATCAACAAAAGAAGCTCCTGGCACAACTTTATCTTTATCAACACTCAGTTGCTCTGCAATAATATCAATGAGTTTGTCTTCTACAGCCATAATGTGTTCTCCTTATTTTTATGATAAAAACTAATGAATCAGATAATAATAAACAGTCCGTTCATCCCATGAACATGCCACCGTTGACGTGAATGCACTGACCGGTTACATATTTTGCATCTTCCGAAACCAGAAATGCTACGGCCCCGGCAACATCCTCTCCGGTACCCAATGTTCCCATGGGTACTTCGGAAAGCACTTTTTCCTTAACTGCTTCAGGCAGTTCGCGAGTCATATCCGTATCGATATAGCCCGGTGCCACCGCATTCACGGTAATTGCTCTTGTAGCCAATTCCTTTGAGACCGACCTGGTCAGCCCCATCAGACCTGCCTTTGCAGCGGCATAATTAGCCTGTCCGGCATTTCCGGCAAAACCGATCACCGAGGTAATGTTGACGATACGCCCCCATCGCTGCTTCATCATCGGCCTGTAGATGGAACGGATACAATTGAACGCACCTTTCAAATTGATATCAAGGACAGTATCCCAATCCTCGTCCTTCATTTTCAAAAGCAATCCGTCACGGGTCACACCGGCATTATTTACCAGAATATCGACCCGGCCATGTTCTGCGAGTATAGTAGCAAAAGCCTCCTGAACCTCGGCGGGCTGAGCAATATTAAATTGAATGGAAGCGGCCTCGCCTCCGGCATCCTGGATTATCCTTACCGTATCTTCGGCCATTTCCGGACGGCTGACATAGTTGACAACCACCCTGGCTCCCATTGCTGCAAGACGCAGGGATACTGCTTTACCGATTCCCCTGCTGCCTCCGGTAACTACGGCAACTTTTCCAGCAAGACTCATCGCCCTTTCCTTTGCTTCAATTTATCAACCAGCACAGGCAGCACCTCAAAAAGATCACCCTGGATGCCATAGGTCGCCACATCAAAAATCGATGCTTCCGAGTCTCTGTTGATTGCGACTATGGTTTTTGACGACTGCATGCCGACAACATGCTGAATGGCGCCGGAAATTCCACAGGCAAAATACACTTTCGGGCATACGGTCTTGCCGGTCTGGCCAACCTGATGGGGATAAGAAATCCAGCCGCTGTCCACCGCAGCTCTCGATGCTGCCACAGCTCCGCCAAGGACATCCGCCAGGTCTTTTATCAAGGAAAAACCCTTTTCGCTTTCAAGGCCGCGTCCACCGGCGACAATGATATCTGCCTCGGTGATATTGACTTGATCGGCCTCTTCATTGACATTACGCAACACCTTGACCCGGGAATCCATCCTGCCTGGAGCGGGCGTGAAATCAATAATCTCCCCGCGGCGAACCTTGTCATATTCATTGGGACGCATGACCAATGGTCGGACTGTCGCCATCTGGGGTCTGGTATAAGGGCAGACTATCGTTGCCATAACATTGCCACCGAATGCCGGGCGGGTTTGCAATAAAGCGCCGTCTTCTTCCCGGATCTCCAGATTCGTGCAATCTGCAGTGAGTCCGGTTCCCATCAGGGTAGCTACCCTGGGGATAAATGAGCGGCCGATTGCCGTGGCGCCGGCAAGTACTATTTCAGGCCTGTGCTCACGGATCAAATCTTCCAGAACATTGCCATAGGCATCATCGGTAAAGTATTCCAGTGCCGGGGCATCTACCCGGTAAACCGTATCAGCACCGTAAGCAACCAGCTCTTCAGCCTGCCCCTCCAACCCCGAACCGATAAGCACTGCGGAAAGTCGCACCTTGCGCTGCGCAGCCAGTTCCCGTCCAATTCCAAGGAGTTCAAAAGAAACAGGCGCAATCCGCCCGTTTCTGAATTCTGCATAAACCCATACCCCGGACCAATCGGCAAGATCGTTCAGCGCTTCTCGTTCTTCCCTTTCCAGAGTAATTGCTTCAGCTTCACAGGCATCGACGCAGCTTCCGCAGAGGGTGCATTTATCGTTTACAACCGGCTGATCATCAACCATTTCGATAGCGCCGAATGTGCAGGTTTCCGCACATG
The sequence above is a segment of the Pseudomonadota bacterium genome. Coding sequences within it:
- a CDS encoding electron transfer flavoprotein subunit alpha, giving the protein MLKIDLEICIGCGACAETCTFGAIEMVDDQPVVNDKCTLCGSCVDACEAEAITLEREEREALNDLADWSGVWVYAEFRNGRIAPVSFELLGIGRELAAQRKVRLSAVLIGSGLEGQAEELVAYGADTVYRVDAPALEYFTDDAYGNVLEDLIREHRPEIVLAGATAIGRSFIPRVATLMGTGLTADCTNLEIREEDGALLQTRPAFGGNVMATIVCPYTRPQMATVRPLVMRPNEYDKVRRGEIIDFTPAPGRMDSRVKVLRNVNEEADQVNITEADIIVAGGRGLESEKGFSLIKDLADVLGGAVAASRAAVDSGWISYPHQVGQTGKTVCPKVYFACGISGAIQHVVGMQSSKTIVAINRDSEASIFDVATYGIQGDLFEVLPVLVDKLKQRKGR
- the acpP gene encoding acyl carrier protein is translated as MAVEDKLIDIIAEQLSVDKDKVVPGASFVDDLGADSLDLVELIMAMEEAFDIEIADEIAEKIITVQHAIDHVKTVTE
- the fabG gene encoding 3-oxoacyl-[acyl-carrier-protein] reductase, with the translated sequence MSLAGKVAVVTGGSRGIGKAVSLRLAAMGARVVVNYVSRPEMAEDTVRIIQDAGGEAASIQFNIAQPAEVQEAFATILAEHGRVDILVNNAGVTRDGLLLKMKDEDWDTVLDINLKGAFNCIRSIYRPMMKQRWGRIVNITSVIGFAGNAGQANYAAAKAGLMGLTRSVSKELATRAITVNAVAPGYIDTDMTRELPEAVKEKVLSEVPMGTLGTGEDVAGAVAFLVSEDAKYVTGQCIHVNGGMFMG